One Longimicrobium sp. genomic region harbors:
- a CDS encoding outer membrane beta-barrel protein → MIRNLVSLAVLSIALSAQSATAQHSSDPPARSDGRGFSLGMTLSGSRLSSAVEQGATPTKSGLGLTLRYGVSEKVSAFLRYDYGYQHGQTALGARYTFGDASQRLRPYVEAAASRGVMVDGDRHGVGAGIVAGAGLEYSLNRRVALDAGLSHSAGRFSRMVAPHQDPGSGNGYSSTGLNMGFRLRL, encoded by the coding sequence ATGATCCGAAACCTGGTGAGTCTCGCAGTCCTCTCCATCGCACTGTCCGCGCAATCCGCAACCGCCCAGCACTCCTCCGACCCGCCGGCGCGCTCCGACGGCCGCGGCTTTTCGCTGGGAATGACGCTGAGCGGCAGCCGGCTGAGCTCGGCCGTCGAGCAGGGCGCAACCCCGACTAAGAGCGGCCTGGGGCTGACGCTTCGCTACGGGGTCAGCGAAAAGGTGTCGGCCTTTCTGCGGTACGACTACGGCTACCAGCACGGGCAGACGGCGCTTGGGGCGCGCTACACCTTCGGCGATGCGTCGCAGCGCCTGCGGCCGTACGTGGAGGCAGCCGCCAGCCGCGGCGTGATGGTGGATGGCGACCGCCACGGGGTGGGCGCCGGCATCGTCGCCGGCGCGGGCTTGGAGTACTCGCTGAACCGCCGCGTGGCGCTGGATGCGGGCCTGTCGCACTCGGCCGGGCGGTTCTCCCGGATGGTGGCCCCGCACCAGGACCCCGGCAGCGGCAATGGGTACTCTTCCACCGGCCTGAACATGGGCTTCAGGCTGCGGCTGTAG